One Streptomyces sp. V4I8 genomic window carries:
- a CDS encoding 4-hydroxybenzoate 3-monooxygenase, with translation MRTTVGIIGAGPAGLLLARLLHNAGIDSVVLESRDRAYVEHRQRAGILEQGTVDVLRAAGAAERMDREGLRHDGIELRFDRKRHRVDFPALTDGRSVMVYAQTEVCKDLIALQLKEGGPLLFEAEALAVEGADTDSPRVRFRHEGVEDVLECDYVVGCDGFWGVARKAIPVELTQVFERTYPFGWLGILADVAPSHDELVYARHDRGFALLSMRSPSVSRLYLQVPEGTDAEEWGDDEIWTELERRFETADDWRLERGPITQKSVTPMRSYVHEPMRHGRLFLAGDAAHIVPPTGAKGLNLAVGDVVTFARALTHERETGSAELLDGYSEACLRRVWQAERFSYDMTTMLHRAPDAGPFEDRIQLSRLERLTSSRAAETDLAEGYTGFPFG, from the coding sequence ATGCGCACCACCGTCGGCATCATCGGAGCGGGCCCCGCCGGGCTCCTCCTCGCCCGTCTGCTCCACAACGCCGGCATCGACTCGGTCGTCCTGGAGAGCCGCGACCGCGCCTACGTCGAGCACCGCCAGCGCGCCGGGATCCTGGAGCAGGGCACGGTGGACGTGCTGCGCGCGGCCGGCGCGGCGGAGCGCATGGACCGCGAGGGCCTACGGCACGACGGCATCGAGCTCCGCTTCGACAGGAAGCGCCACCGCGTCGACTTCCCCGCCCTCACCGACGGCCGGTCCGTGATGGTCTACGCCCAGACCGAGGTCTGCAAGGACCTCATCGCCCTCCAGCTCAAGGAGGGCGGCCCGCTGCTCTTCGAGGCGGAGGCCCTCGCCGTGGAGGGCGCGGACACCGACAGCCCGCGTGTGCGCTTCCGGCACGAGGGTGTCGAGGACGTCCTCGAATGCGACTACGTCGTCGGCTGCGACGGCTTCTGGGGCGTGGCCCGCAAGGCGATCCCCGTCGAGCTCACCCAAGTCTTCGAACGGACGTACCCCTTCGGCTGGCTCGGCATCCTCGCCGACGTGGCCCCCTCGCACGACGAGCTGGTCTACGCCCGCCACGACCGCGGCTTCGCCCTGCTGTCCATGCGCTCCCCGTCCGTCTCCCGCCTCTACCTCCAGGTCCCCGAGGGCACGGACGCCGAGGAGTGGGGCGACGACGAGATCTGGACGGAACTGGAGCGCCGCTTCGAGACCGCCGACGACTGGAGGCTGGAGCGCGGCCCCATCACCCAGAAGTCGGTCACACCCATGCGGTCCTACGTCCACGAACCCATGCGTCACGGCCGTCTCTTCCTGGCCGGTGACGCGGCGCACATCGTGCCGCCGACGGGGGCCAAGGGGCTGAATCTGGCCGTCGGTGACGTCGTCACCTTCGCGCGGGCACTGACGCACGAAAGGGAGACCGGGTCCGCCGAACTCCTCGACGGCTACTCCGAGGCCTGTCTGCGCCGGGTCTGGCAGGCCGAGCGGTTCTCGTACGACATGACGACCATGCTGCACCGCGCCCCCGACGCCGGCCCCTTCGAGGACCGGATCCAGCTGTCGCGACTGGAGCGGCTCACGTCGTCGAGGGC
- a CDS encoding ABC transporter ATP-binding protein, with protein MTTASIAGRATTVAARATDLSKIYGQGETQVVALDRVSVEFRQAEFTAIMGPSGSGKSTLMHCVAGLDTFSSGSVRIGDTELGSLKDKQLTKLRRDKIGFIFQAFNLLPTLTALENITLPMDIAGRKADKQWVDSVIRMVGLADRLSHRPAQLSGGQQQRVAVARALASKPEIIFGDEPTGNLDSRSGAEVLGFLRNSVRELGQTVVMVTHDPVAAAYADRVVFLADGRIVDEMYKPTADNVLDFMKQFDAKGRTS; from the coding sequence GTGACCACCGCATCCATCGCCGGCCGGGCCACCACAGTGGCCGCGCGTGCCACGGATCTGTCGAAGATCTACGGACAGGGCGAGACCCAGGTGGTCGCCCTGGACCGGGTCTCCGTCGAATTCCGGCAGGCCGAGTTCACCGCGATCATGGGCCCCTCCGGCTCCGGCAAGTCCACGCTGATGCACTGCGTGGCGGGCCTGGACACCTTCTCCTCGGGTTCGGTGCGCATCGGCGACACCGAGCTGGGCTCCCTGAAGGACAAGCAGCTCACCAAGTTGCGCCGGGACAAGATCGGCTTCATCTTCCAGGCGTTCAACCTGCTGCCCACGCTGACCGCCCTGGAGAACATCACCCTCCCGATGGACATCGCGGGCCGCAAGGCGGACAAGCAGTGGGTGGATTCGGTCATCCGGATGGTGGGCCTGGCCGACCGGCTCAGTCACCGCCCCGCCCAGCTCTCCGGCGGCCAGCAGCAGCGCGTCGCCGTCGCCCGCGCGCTGGCCTCCAAGCCCGAGATCATCTTCGGCGACGAGCCGACCGGAAACCTCGACTCGCGCTCGGGCGCCGAGGTGCTCGGCTTCCTGCGCAACTCCGTACGGGAGTTGGGGCAGACGGTGGTGATGGTGACCCACGACCCGGTGGCCGCGGCCTACGCGGACCGGGTGGTCTTCCTCGCCGACGGTCGGATCGTCGACGAGATGTACAAGCCCACCGCGGACAACGTCCTCGACTTCATGAAGCAGTTCGACGCGAAGGGCCGCACCAGCTGA